In Pyrodictium occultum, the genomic window GAAATAGTGGTCTGGTCCAAGCCGCTCTACGACGCCCTCAACTCTAAGCTGTTTTCGGAAAAGTGGAGCATCAAGGACTAGTGTCTCCGCTTCCCCGCCCTCGAAGGCCGGGTTAAAGCCGTAGCGCCTCGCTCTCTCTATTATCTCCTCCACCGTCTCCTCGTCGAGAACTCTTCCAACGAGGCTCCCAGGGAGCCCGTAGGCCTGAACGCTCACCACCATCACCTTGAAGCCCTCGCGCACCAGGCTCCTCATGTACTCTACCTGGTTTATCCTCCAGAGCGGCGTAAAGATGCGGAGCCCCACCTCCTCGGCGGCGGCTGCAAACCTCAGCCTCTGGTAGTCGCTCAGCAGAGCCCCGGCAACCACCGCCTCGCAGCCCCGTCCACGGGCCCTACGCAGCACCTCCACAAGCCCCGCCTCTTCGTCCTCCCCGGCCTCGCCCTCGACCAGAGGCAGCTCCAGAGCCTCTGCCTGGAGCCTGGTGAGCTCCACGCCAGGATAGTGGAACAGCATGCTCGCCCAGCCCAGCCTCGGTCTAAGGGTCACCAGGCAGCAGACCTGGAAGCCGTGGAGCACCGCCCAGTGAAGCGCGTAGGTGCTGTCCTTCCCGCCGCTGAACATGCTGCAGGCCCGCACCCGCAGCCCCTGAGCATCCTGGCCGAGGCTCAGCGTCCTTTAACCCCAGGAGGGCCATCCAGGCTGTATGCCGGGGCGCGAAGGGGTGAGGGATGGCAGGCTCCAGGGTGGCGGCGGCGCTGAGGAGCCTGGGCTACGAGATACTGGTCTGGGAGGAGCCCGGCGAGGAGCCTGAGCAGGCCGGCAAGACCTTCGCCGACGTGGCCCCCTCCCTCCGGGGCCATGAGAAGGCGGGGCTCCGCCTCTACAGGCACCAGCTGGAGGCCGTGGAGGCCCTCTCCTCCGGGATGAACGTGGTGCTCACAGCGAGGACGGGCTCCGGCAAGACTGAGGCCTGGGCCCTGGCGGCGCTCCGGGAGGGCTGGCGGGTTCTAGCGGTCTACCCCACCCTGGCCCTCGCCGCCGACCAGATTAGGAGACTCGAGAGCTACTACGCCGCCGCCGGGCTCCCCGGGGCGGTGGTGAGGATAGACCGGCCGAGCCTCGAGAGAAGGGGGCGCCGGGGCGAGGAGCTGCTAAGGCTGCTGGCCTCCGCGCGGATTGTTGTAACTAACCCGGCCTTCCTCCTTGCAGAGATGAAGAGGCTCGCGGTCCACCCCAACCGGGCCCTGCTGGAGGACTACCTCTCCCACGTGGACCTCCTGGTGT contains:
- a CDS encoding diphthine--ammonia ligase; the protein is MRACSMFSGGKDSTYALHWAVLHGFQVCCLVTLRPRLGWASMLFHYPGVELTRLQAEALELPLVEGEAGEDEEAGLVEVLRRARGRGCEAVVAGALLSDYQRLRFAAAAEEVGLRIFTPLWRINQVEYMRSLVREGFKVMVVSVQAYGLPGSLVGRVLDEETVEEIIERARRYGFNPAFEGGEAETLVLDAPLFRKQLRVEGVVERLGPDHYFYKITRAWLVPKHGVPGG